One Aegilops tauschii subsp. strangulata cultivar AL8/78 chromosome 7, Aet v6.0, whole genome shotgun sequence genomic window carries:
- the LOC109732517 gene encoding disease resistance protein RGA2-like: MDFAKEVVVQAALSEILGRIFSSLLDGLRLPTDGGARDAHRRRLERLLGSIGSMVEEAEGRHINNHQLLGHLKVLTEGMYRARFALEAADLDDAHDADATDDDGDRRRPLALLSPFNRAKRSRITSLIWGAGAGAGAGDHDGGSMKRLAAASEELEELTRDCTREFVLLVQGYPRKVHRAVRTTLYMDRCVFGRHVETERIVDFLLQQHGGYLSALAVVGAKKVGKTTVVKHACDDERVRGHFARVEWFETPEVVKAGGQAGQTAWESDGPEYLAGVRRIIGEPREGRSLLVFDDAWPVDASAWRELASSTTTGAGDCKLIFTCRDADLARDMSTAAEPVVLGKAPMEEYWYYFKAFAFGGGADPRDNPRAAAVGRQICERLDRTYLDARVLGGLLGANLGDTPFWRRMLAALARCERRPLHVGVLLELLPVNGRRLQSYGYCRSPPNVTVQDVLGGRASGGSDEDGSMTVHLCRETLYMDHWYSITFKY, translated from the coding sequence ATGGACTTCGCCAAGGAAGTTGTCGTTCAGGCGGCGCTGTCCGAGATCCTTGGCCGCATCTTCTCCTCCCTGCTAGACGGCCTCCGCCTGCCGACCGACGGTGGCGCCAGGGACGCGCACCGCCGGCGGCTGGAGCGGCTGCTCGGCAGCATCGGCAGCATGGTCGAGGAGGCGGAGGGGCGGCACATCAACAACCACCAGCTGCTCGGCCACCTCAAGGTCCTCACCGAGGGCATGTACCGCGCCCGCTTCGCCCTCGAGGCGGCCGACCTCGACGACGCCCATGACGCCGACGCCACGGACGACGACGGCGATCGGCGCCGCCCGCTCGCGCTGCTCTCCCCGTTCAACAGGGCGAAGCGTTCCCGCATCACGAGCCTGATCTGGGGAGCTGGCGCTGGCGCTGGCGCCGGGGACCACGACGGTGGGTCGATGAAGAGGTTGGCGGCCGCCAGCGAAGAGCTGGAGGAGCTGACGCGCGACTGCACGAGGGAGTTCGTGCTGCTCGTCCAGGGGTACCCCCGCAAAGTGCACCGGGCGGTGCGGACGACGCTGTACATGGACCGCTGCGTGTTCGGGCGGCACGTCGAGACGGAGCGCATCGTCGACTTCCTCCTGCAGCAGCATGGCGGATACCTGAGCGCGCTCGCCGTCGTCGGCGCCAAGAAGGTCGGGAAGACCACGGTCGTCAAGCACGCCTGTGACGACGAGCGCGTGCGGGGCCACTTTGCGCGCGTCGAGTGGTTCGAGACGCCAGAAGTCGTGAAGGCGGGAGGCCAGGCGGGGCAGACCGCGTGGGAGAGCGACGGGCCGGAGTACCTCGCGGGCGTGCGCCGCATCATCGGCGAGCCGCGGGAAGGCCGATCGCTCCTCGTGTTTGACGACGCCTGGCCGGTCGACGCGTCGGCCTGGCGCGAGCTCGCGTCGTCGACCACCACGGGCGCGGGCGACTGCAAACTCATCTTCACGTGCCGCGACGCCGACCTCGCCCGGGACATGAGCACGGCGGCGGAGCCGGTGGTGCTGGGCAAGGCCCCGATGGAGGAGTACTGGTACTACTTCAAGGCTTTCGCGTTCGGCGGCGGTGCGGATCCCAGGGACAACCCGCGGGCCGCGGCGGTCGGCCGGCAGATCTGCGAGCGGCTCGACCGCACGTACCTCGACGCCAGGGTGCTGGGTGGGCTGCTCGGGGCCAACCTCGGCGACACCCCGTTCTGGCGCCGCATGCTGGCGGCCCTCGCGCGGTGCGAGCGGCGGCCGCTGCACGTCGGCGTCCTGCTCGAGCTCCTGCCCGTGAACGGTAGGCGACTGCAGTCGTACGGCTACTGCCGGAGCCCGCCGAATGTCACCGTGCAGGACGTGCTCGGCGGGAGGGCCAGCGGCGGCTCCGATGAGGATGGCTCGATGACCGTCCATCTCTGCAGGGAGACGCTGTACATGGATCACTGGTACAGCATCACTTTCAAGTACTAG